A stretch of Geoalkalibacter sp. DNA encodes these proteins:
- a CDS encoding GlsB/YeaQ/YmgE family stress response membrane protein: protein MGMLSWIIMGLIVGALAKFLMPGRDPGGLIITILLGIAGAFVGGFIASALGLGTVTGFNLGSILIATGGAILLLFFYRRFKR, encoded by the coding sequence ATGGGCATGCTGTCGTGGATCATCATGGGGTTGATTGTCGGCGCGCTGGCGAAATTTCTCATGCCCGGCAGGGATCCGGGCGGTCTCATCATCACCATTCTGCTCGGCATCGCCGGCGCCTTCGTCGGCGGCTTTATCGCCTCGGCCCTGGGGCTGGGCACGGTGACGGGCTTCAACCTGGGCAGCATCCTCATCGCCACCGGCGGCGCGATTCTGCTGCTGTTCTTTTATCGGCGCTTCAAGCGGTAA
- a CDS encoding Tex family protein, which produces MTQSLDLITLLHQDTGVQPAQLEQTVALLEGGATVPFIARYRKEATGELDEVQIRLIEERLGYFKELDERRGTVLKSIEEQGKLSPELRARILACRQKTELEDLYLPYKPKRRTKATIAREQGLEPLAEALFGATGAGIDLPALAAAYVRPELGVIDAESALQGAGFILAERFAEAAEARALVRRLTWEQGVLRSQPQRGKEGTLSKYEMYYDFSEPLRQIPSHRMLAMRRGEKEEILRLHIAAPEAEILGRLAQLLLPKASPCRGWLQEVLADAYERLMAPSIEVELRQQAKDAADEEAIRVFAENLRHLLLAAPAGSRRVLGVDPGLRTGSKLAAVDETGRFLDHVTIYPHTGGGRVDAARQELLRLVEQQRIEMVAIGNGTAGREMEQFVRQCLKERGLKLPVVMVSEAGASVYSASDIAREEFPDLDLTVRGAISIARRLQDPLAELVKVDPKSIGVGQYQHDVSQSALKKALDQVVESCVNYVGVDLNTASGALLGFVSGIGPALAKAIVQYRDAQGVFGERKQLLKVPRFGKKAFEQAAGFLRIRNGREPLDNTAVHPERYALVERMAKEAGVNVAALIAQPGLLDQIDLKRYVAGDVGLPTLRDILAELRKPGRDPRESFVAVGFREDVMEIGDLKVGMVLNGIVTNVAAFGAFVDIGVHQDGLVHISQLADRFVKDPNEVVKVGQQVQVRVLEVDAQRKRIALSMRKGEIKTDTKGPPGSKPLETGGRRKKEPPVNVNSDLAAALKKSGFRVKK; this is translated from the coding sequence ATGACCCAATCCCTGGATCTCATCACCTTGCTGCACCAGGACACCGGCGTGCAGCCCGCGCAACTTGAACAGACCGTCGCCCTGCTTGAAGGCGGCGCCACGGTGCCCTTCATTGCCCGCTATCGCAAGGAGGCCACCGGTGAATTGGACGAGGTGCAGATCCGCCTCATCGAGGAGCGCCTGGGCTATTTCAAGGAGCTCGACGAGCGGCGCGGTACGGTGCTCAAGTCCATCGAGGAACAGGGCAAGCTCTCGCCGGAACTGCGGGCGCGCATCCTTGCCTGTCGGCAGAAGACCGAGCTGGAGGATCTTTATCTGCCCTACAAGCCCAAGCGGCGCACCAAGGCGACCATCGCCAGGGAGCAGGGTCTGGAACCTCTGGCCGAGGCGCTTTTCGGCGCGACGGGGGCCGGCATCGACCTGCCCGCGTTGGCGGCGGCCTATGTCAGACCGGAGCTGGGTGTGATCGATGCCGAGAGCGCCTTGCAGGGTGCGGGCTTCATTCTCGCCGAGCGCTTTGCCGAGGCTGCCGAGGCGCGTGCCCTGGTGCGCCGTCTGACCTGGGAGCAGGGCGTGCTGCGCTCGCAGCCGCAGCGCGGCAAGGAGGGCACGCTCAGCAAATACGAGATGTATTACGATTTCAGTGAACCGCTGCGCCAGATCCCCTCGCACCGCATGCTGGCCATGCGTCGCGGCGAAAAGGAAGAAATTCTGCGCCTGCACATCGCGGCGCCTGAGGCGGAGATTCTCGGCCGTCTCGCTCAACTGCTGCTGCCCAAGGCAAGCCCCTGCCGCGGCTGGCTTCAGGAGGTGCTGGCCGATGCCTACGAACGCCTGATGGCACCTTCCATCGAAGTCGAGCTGCGTCAGCAGGCCAAGGACGCCGCCGACGAGGAGGCGATTCGCGTCTTTGCCGAAAATCTGCGCCATCTGCTGCTCGCCGCGCCCGCGGGCAGCCGCCGGGTGCTCGGCGTCGATCCGGGCCTGCGCACCGGCTCCAAGCTCGCGGCGGTCGATGAAACCGGACGCTTTCTCGATCATGTCACCATCTACCCCCACACCGGCGGCGGGCGGGTGGACGCGGCCCGGCAGGAGTTGCTGCGCCTGGTGGAGCAGCAGCGGATCGAAATGGTCGCCATCGGCAACGGCACCGCCGGCCGGGAGATGGAACAGTTCGTTCGCCAGTGCCTCAAGGAGCGCGGCCTCAAGCTGCCGGTGGTGATGGTCAGTGAGGCGGGTGCCAGCGTCTATTCGGCCTCGGACATCGCCCGCGAGGAATTTCCCGACCTGGATCTGACGGTGCGCGGCGCCATCTCCATCGCCCGGCGGCTGCAGGATCCCCTGGCCGAACTGGTCAAGGTCGATCCCAAGAGCATCGGCGTCGGCCAGTATCAGCACGATGTCAGTCAGAGCGCCCTGAAAAAAGCCCTCGATCAGGTGGTGGAATCCTGTGTCAACTATGTCGGCGTCGATCTCAATACCGCCAGCGGGGCGCTGCTCGGTTTTGTCTCGGGCATCGGCCCCGCCCTGGCCAAGGCCATTGTTCAGTATCGCGACGCGCAGGGCGTCTTTGGCGAGCGCAAGCAACTGCTCAAGGTGCCGCGCTTCGGCAAGAAGGCCTTCGAGCAGGCCGCCGGTTTTCTGCGTATCCGCAACGGCAGAGAGCCCCTCGACAACACCGCCGTGCATCCGGAGCGCTACGCGCTGGTGGAGCGCATGGCCAAGGAGGCCGGCGTGAATGTCGCGGCGCTCATCGCCCAGCCGGGGCTGCTCGATCAGATCGATCTCAAGCGCTATGTGGCGGGCGACGTCGGCCTGCCGACCTTGCGCGATATTCTCGCCGAATTGCGCAAGCCGGGTCGCGACCCTCGCGAGAGCTTTGTCGCCGTCGGCTTTCGCGAGGATGTCATGGAGATCGGCGATCTCAAGGTGGGCATGGTCCTCAACGGCATCGTCACCAATGTGGCGGCTTTCGGCGCCTTCGTCGACATCGGCGTCCATCAGGACGGGCTGGTGCACATCAGTCAGTTGGCCGATCGCTTCGTCAAGGATCCCAACGAGGTGGTCAAGGTCGGACAGCAGGTGCAGGTGAGGGTGCTGGAGGTCGATGCCCAGCGCAAGCGAATTGCCCTGAGCATGCGCAAGGGCGAGATCAAGACGGACACCAAGGGCCCACCGGGCTCCAAACCGCTGGAAACGGGGGGAAGAAGGAAGAAGGAGCCGCCGGTCAACGTCAATTCGGATCTCGCGGCGGCCCTGAAGAAATCCGGTTTTCGGGTCAAAAAATAG
- a CDS encoding DUF2959 domain-containing protein, protein MIRLFILFGVLAALAGCSSAYYGAMEKMGIHKRDILVDRVKAARDSQQEAKQQFLTAMEQYKSVVHFEGGDLEKAYNRFNATLQKSEAKATEVRNRIKAVEDVSVALFKEWREEIKQYSSDELRRSSQRQYDTTQKRYTELIAAMKQAESKLEPALVPLRDQVLFMKHNLNARAIAGLKNEVVVVQTNVDALVRTIESSVAQADAFIATLQAE, encoded by the coding sequence ATCATTCGACTGTTCATTTTGTTCGGCGTGCTCGCCGCGTTGGCGGGCTGTAGCTCGGCGTACTATGGCGCCATGGAAAAGATGGGCATCCACAAACGCGACATCCTGGTGGATCGCGTCAAGGCGGCGCGCGACAGCCAGCAGGAAGCCAAGCAGCAGTTTTTGACGGCCATGGAGCAGTACAAGAGCGTCGTCCATTTCGAGGGCGGGGATCTGGAAAAAGCCTACAACCGTTTCAATGCCACGTTGCAGAAGAGCGAGGCCAAGGCGACCGAGGTACGCAATCGCATCAAGGCGGTGGAGGATGTTTCCGTCGCCCTGTTCAAGGAATGGCGCGAGGAAATCAAGCAGTATTCGAGCGACGAGTTGCGCCGGTCGAGCCAGCGCCAGTACGACACCACCCAGAAAAGATACACGGAACTCATCGCCGCCATGAAACAGGCCGAGTCCAAGTTGGAGCCCGCGCTGGTGCCCCTGCGCGATCAGGTGCTGTTCATGAAGCACAACCTCAATGCCCGGGCCATCGCCGGCCTCAAAAACGAGGTGGTGGTGGTGCAAACCAACGTCGACGCCCTGGTGCGCACCATCGAGAGCTCCGTCGCCCAGGCCGACGCCTTCATCGCCACCTTACAGGCGGAGTAA
- a CDS encoding DUF2750 domain-containing protein produces MSLEYLGEKVFLDEIRAAGRIWVLRGAHKNIHAAEIEDGYSLPVWSSQDKAAQFLKIARLIGQAYAPEAVPLEVFIQAWLSDRRMAIRELQLNPDGKTSRVLIVSREEFLAAQGMQPPSNLV; encoded by the coding sequence ATGAGCCTGGAGTATCTGGGCGAAAAGGTCTTTTTGGATGAGATCCGGGCCGCAGGCCGGATCTGGGTGCTGCGCGGCGCGCACAAGAACATCCATGCGGCGGAGATTGAGGACGGTTATTCCCTGCCGGTCTGGTCAAGCCAGGACAAGGCCGCGCAATTTCTGAAAATCGCGCGGCTCATCGGCCAGGCCTACGCGCCCGAAGCCGTGCCCCTCGAGGTTTTCATCCAGGCATGGCTGTCGGACCGGCGCATGGCGATCCGCGAATTGCAGCTCAACCCGGACGGCAAAACCTCGCGGGTGCTGATCGTCTCTCGCGAGGAGTTTTTGGCCGCGCAAGGCATGCAACCGCCCAGCAACTTGGTATGA
- a CDS encoding AbrB/MazE/SpoVT family DNA-binding domain-containing protein — translation MDAVKISPKFQVVIPRAVRDKLGLVPGQKMQVVVYGDRIELIPEQDICAMRGMLRGIDTTVDRDDDRL, via the coding sequence ATGGATGCCGTTAAGATTTCTCCAAAATTTCAGGTCGTCATCCCAAGGGCGGTGCGGGATAAACTGGGGCTGGTTCCGGGGCAGAAAATGCAGGTGGTCGTCTATGGCGACCGCATTGAATTGATTCCCGAGCAGGATATTTGCGCCATGCGCGGCATGTTGCGCGGAATCGACACCACCGTGGATCGGGACGATGATCGGCTATGA
- a CDS encoding type II toxin-antitoxin system VapC family toxin, translating into MNVVDSSAWLEYLADGPNAENFSAPLRDLPSLIVPVISIYEVFRVVCRQRGEDLALKAVALMQQGRVVELGAAPALEAARLGMELQLPLADSIILATARQHQALVWTQDEHFSRLPDVRYFPKKPSR; encoded by the coding sequence ATGAATGTCGTCGACTCTTCCGCGTGGCTTGAATATCTCGCAGACGGACCCAATGCGGAAAACTTTTCCGCGCCGCTGCGCGATCTGCCTTCGCTGATCGTGCCGGTGATCAGCATTTATGAAGTGTTCAGGGTGGTCTGCCGTCAACGGGGCGAGGATCTGGCCTTGAAAGCCGTGGCGTTGATGCAGCAGGGGCGGGTTGTAGAACTCGGCGCCGCGCCGGCCCTGGAAGCGGCCCGGCTGGGCATGGAACTCCAGTTGCCCTTGGCGGACAGTATCATCCTGGCCACCGCCAGGCAACATCAGGCTCTTGTTTGGACCCAGGACGAACACTTCTCCCGCCTGCCCGACGTTCGTTATTTCCCGAAAAAACCGAGCCGCTGA